The following coding sequences are from one Mycolicibacterium aichiense window:
- the secY gene encoding preprotein translocase subunit SecY has protein sequence MLSAFISSLRTADLRRKILFTLGVVILYRVGASLPSPGVNYKNVHQCIEQVSGGAGGQIYSLINLFSGGALLQLTVFAVGVMPYITASIIVQLLTVVIPRFEQLRKEGQAGQAKMTQYTRYLAIALAILQATSIVALAANGGLLQGCTLDILQSTSIFSLVIIVLVMTAGAALVMWMGELVTERGVGNGMSLLIFAGIAARIPAEGKSILDSRGGLIFTAVCGAALLIIIGVVFVEQGQRRIPVQYAKRMVGRRMYGGTSTYLPLKVNQAGVIPVIFASSLIYIPHLITQLIQSGRTTPSNGWWDRFVANYLTNPADPVYIAIYFGLIIFFTYFYVSITFNPDERADEMKKFGGFIPGIRPGKPTADYLRYVLNRITLPGSIYLGVIAVLPNVFLQMGNSGGVQNLPFGGTAVLIMIGVGLDTVKQIESQLMQRNYEGFLK, from the coding sequence GTGCTCTCGGCTTTCATCTCTTCGCTCAGGACGGCCGACCTGAGGCGAAAGATCCTGTTCACGTTGGGTGTTGTGATCCTGTACCGGGTCGGCGCCTCACTGCCGTCCCCCGGGGTCAACTACAAGAACGTCCACCAGTGCATCGAGCAGGTGAGTGGTGGTGCCGGCGGGCAGATCTATTCGCTGATCAACCTGTTCTCCGGCGGCGCACTGCTGCAGCTGACGGTGTTCGCGGTGGGCGTCATGCCCTACATCACCGCCAGCATCATCGTGCAGCTGCTCACGGTGGTCATCCCGCGTTTCGAACAGCTGCGCAAGGAGGGTCAGGCCGGTCAGGCCAAGATGACCCAGTACACGCGCTACCTGGCGATCGCGCTGGCCATCCTGCAGGCCACCAGCATCGTGGCCCTGGCCGCCAACGGTGGACTGCTGCAGGGCTGCACCCTGGACATCCTGCAGAGCACCAGCATCTTCTCGCTGGTCATCATCGTCCTGGTGATGACCGCGGGCGCCGCGCTGGTCATGTGGATGGGCGAACTGGTCACCGAGCGGGGCGTCGGCAACGGCATGTCGCTGCTGATCTTCGCCGGTATCGCTGCTCGCATCCCCGCTGAGGGCAAGAGCATCCTGGACAGCCGTGGCGGCCTGATCTTCACCGCGGTCTGTGGGGCGGCTCTACTGATCATCATCGGCGTCGTATTCGTCGAGCAGGGACAGCGCCGCATCCCGGTGCAGTACGCCAAGCGCATGGTCGGCCGGCGGATGTACGGCGGCACGTCGACCTACCTGCCGCTGAAGGTCAACCAGGCCGGCGTCATCCCGGTGATCTTCGCGTCGTCGCTGATCTACATCCCGCACCTGATCACTCAGCTGATCCAGAGCGGTCGAACAACCCCGAGCAACGGCTGGTGGGATCGTTTCGTCGCCAACTATTTGACGAACCCAGCGGATCCCGTTTATATCGCCATCTACTTCGGGCTGATCATCTTCTTCACCTACTTCTACGTCTCGATCACGTTCAACCCTGACGAACGTGCCGACGAGATGAAGAAGTTCGGCGGCTTCATCCCGGGCATCCGGCCGGGCAAGCCGACCGCCGACTACCTGCGGTACGTGTTGAACAGGATCACCCTGCCCGGCTCGATCTACCTGGGTGTGATCGCCGTCCTGCCGAACGTCTTCCTGCAGATGGGCAATAGCGGCGGCGTCCAGAACCTGCCGTTCGGCGGTACCGCGGTTCTGATCATGATCGGTGTCGGTTTGGATACGGTCAAACAGATCGAGAGC